The following proteins come from a genomic window of Melospiza georgiana isolate bMelGeo1 chromosome 3, bMelGeo1.pri, whole genome shotgun sequence:
- the LOC131081069 gene encoding calcium homeostasis modulator protein 6-like: MDTLQRAVDFCIRHQTTLSFSIVSLLTAASERVFSYVVFKCPCNSENLVYGYSFLLAPAFVLLLLGYMMNTRTWRLFTGMCSRKKHPQYCSWRTWAHFCQLFVPMTAKASVAPLTWIAVALLGANFYECAASGSNMTAQLFCKNKGNYSQEQLYKMPCDEELAAAMSSVCLSFHAQSQLIGWFLIVSIMALALISTCVTHCFSPVSYLQFKFWKIYSRKEHKLFETKAKEHANKLAERNTNCFFEATDPAPFPTPSNEDWQKVSVSYTFNSQSQYYSVLHKYVNTNRGNDAEFQEEGQNLNVIEFVDEAQPSVSGL, encoded by the exons ATGGATACCTTACAGAGGGCAGTGGATTTCTGCATCCGCCACCAGACCACTCTGAGTTTCAGCATCGTGTCCCTGCTGACGGCTGCCAGCGAGCGCGTCTTCTCATATGTGGTGTTCAAGTGTCCCTGCAACTCTGAGAACCTGGTGTATGGCTATTCCTTCCTCTTAGCACCTGCCTTTGTCCTCTTGCTGCTCGGCTACATGATGAACACCAGGACATGGCGCCTGTTTACAGGCATGTGCTCTCGAAAGAAGCATCCCCAATACTGTTCCTGGCGAACCTGGGCCCACTTCTGCCAGCTGTTTGTGCCAATGACAGCCAAGGCCTCGGTGGCCCCGCTCACCTGGATAGCGGTGGCCCTGCTCGGAGCTAACTTCTACGAGTGTGCGGCCAGCGGGAGCAACATGACAGCACAACTCTtctgtaaaaataaaggaaattacaGCCAAGAGCAGCTGTACAAAATGCCCTGTGATGAGGAGTTAGCAGCAGCGATGTCAAGTGTATGCCTCAGCTTTCATGCACAGTCCCAG CTGATAGGATGGTTCCTGATAGTCAGCATCATGGCTCTGGCACTGATTTCAACATGTGTCACCCACTGCTTCTCCCCTGTCAGCTACCTTCAGTTCAAGTTCTGGAAAATTTACTCAAGAAAAGAACATAAACTCTTTGAGACCAAAGCCAAAGAGCATGCAAACAAGCTAgcagaaagaaatacaaattgCTTTTTTGAAGCCACTGACCCAGCACCATTTCCTACTCCCAGCAACGAAGACTGGCAGAAGGTTTCAGTCTCGTACACCTTTAATTCACAATCGCAGTATTACAGCGTGTTACACAAGTATGTGAACACCAACAGAGGCAACGACGCTGAATTCCAGGAAGAAGGTCAGAATCTCAATGTTATTGAATTTGTGGATGAAGCCCAGCCAAGCGTTTCAGGGTTGTAA
- the DSE gene encoding dermatan-sulfate epimerase isoform X1, whose product MRTHTRGAPSVFFIHAVCFAFACGAREDQDTMVPFVNANYDSYPMLYFSKGDVETLRLQASTTHQHIAARLIEAVQTMLSNPLEYLPPWDPKEFSARWNEIYGNNLGALAMFCVLFPENMEAINMAKDYMERMAAQPSWLVKDAPWDEVPLAHSLVGFATAYDFLYSYLSKIQQERFLEVIANASGYMYETSYRRGWGFQYLHNHQPTNCVALLAGSLVLMNQGYLQEAYLWTKQVLTIMEKSVVLLQEVTDGSLYEGVAYGSYTTRSLFQYMFLVQRHFDINHFSHPWLKQHFAFMYRTVLPGFQRTVAIADSNYNWFYGPESQLVFLDKFVMRNGSGNWLAEQIRRNRVVEGPGTPSKGQRWCTLHTEFLWYDASLRSVPPPDYGVPKLHYFEDWGVVTYGSALPAEINRPFLSFKSGKLGGRAIYDIVHKNKYKEWIKGWRNFNAGHEHPDQNSFTFAPNGVPFITEALYGPKYTFFNNVLMFSPAVSKSCFSPWEGQITEDCSSKWLKYKHDLAGDCQGRVVAATERSGVVFIRGEGVGAYNPKLKLRKLQRNLILLHPQLLLLVDQIHLEDDSPLEAATSFFHNVDVPFEETVVDDVHGAFIRHRDGIYKMYWMDDTGHSEKATIASRMYPRGYPYNGTNYVNVTTLLRHPVTRAIYLFIGPSVDVQSFTVRGDSPQLDVFVTTGEHAYAVYLWPVEDGSRSAFAQVIADRQKIVFDRASAIRSSTVPEVKDYIGIVERNLQHFKPVFQQLEKQILSRVRNTASFRKTAERLLRFSDKRQTEEAIDRIFAISQRQQQQQRGRAKKNRKVAKGYKFVDAVPDIFAQIEVNERKVRQKAQTQAQKELPVDEDEEMKDLLDFADITYVKHKTGMSIKGRSGLAQMVATARSAPSISASYTRLFLILNIAIFFVMLAMQLTYFQKAKRLHGQRCLYAILLVDSCILLWLYSSCSQSQC is encoded by the exons ATGAGGACTCACACACGGGGAGCCCCAAGTGTGTTTTTCATACACGCGGTTTGCTTCGCCTTTGCCTGCGGCGCCAGGGAGGACCAAGACACGATGGTTCCTTTTGTCAACGCCAACTATGACAGCTATCCCATGCTCTACTTCTCCAAGGGGGACGTGGAGACCCTGCGGCTCCAGGCCAGCACCACGCACCAGCACATTGCGGCTCGGCTGATCGAAGCAGTGCAAACCATGCTTTCAAATCCCCTGGAGTACCTTCCTCCCTGGGACCCAAAGGAGTTCAGCGCTCGCTGGAACGAAATTTATGGCAACAACCTCGGGGCCCTGGCAATGTTCTGTGTGCTCTTCCCTGAAAACATGGAGGCCATCAACATGGCTAAGGATTACATGGAGAGGATGGCGGCTCAGCCTAGTTG GCTAGTGAAGGATGCCCCCTGGGATGAAGTCCCTCTTGCTCACTCCTTGGTTGGTTTTGCCACTGCTTATGACTTCTTGTACAGCTACCTTAGCAAGATTCAGCAGGAGAGATTTCTTGAAGTAATTGCCAATGCCTCGGGATACATGTACGAAACATCATACAGACGTGGATGGGGCTTCCAGTACCTTCACAACCACCAGCCTACCAACTGTGTGGCCCTGCTGGCTGGAAGCCTGGTTCTGATGAATCAAG GCTACCTTCAGGAAGCTTACTTGTGGACCAAGCAGGTGTTGACAATCATGGAGAAGTCAGtagtcctgctgcaggaggtCACAGATGGCTCCCTCTATGAAGGGGTGGCTTATGGCAGCTACACAACCAGATCACTGTTCCAGTACATGTTTCTCGTCCAAAGGCATTTTGACATCAATCACTTCAGCCACCCCTGGCTCAAGCAGCACTTTGCATTTATGTACAGGACTGTCCTGCCAG GGTTCCAGAGAACTGTGGCCATCGCAGACTCCAACTATAACTGGTTCTACGGGCCGGAGAGCCAGCTGGTGTTTCTCGACAAGTTTGTCATGCGCAATGGCAGCGGGAactggctggcagagcagatCAGAAGGAACCGAGTGGTGGAGGGGCCAGGCACACCATCCAAAGGGCAGAGGTGGTGCACTCTCCACACTGAATTTCTCTG GTATGATGCAAGTTTGCGCTCTGTACCTCCACCAGACTATGGAGTTCCTAAGCTACATTATTTTGAGGACTGGGGAGTGGTGACTTATGGAAGTGCTTTGCCAGCTGAAATCAACAggcctttcctttccttcaagTCAGGAAAGCTGGGAGGACGTGCAATATATGATATTGTTCATAAGAACAAGTACAAAGAGTGGATCAAGGGGTGGAGGAACTTTAATGCTGGCCACGAACACCCAGACCAGAACTCCTTCACTTTCGCTCCCAACGGTGTACCTTTCATAACAGAAGCTCTGTATGGGccaaaatatactttttttaataatgtgttgatgttttcccctgctgtgTCTAAGAGCTGCTTCTCCCCATGGGAAGGGCAGATTACAGAAGACTGTTCCTCAAAGTGGCTTAAATATAAACATGACTTGGCTGGCGACTGTCAGGGACGAGTGGTTGCTGCCACGGAGAGAAGCGGCGTGGTTTTTATCAGGGGAGAAGGAGTGGGTGCATACAATCCTAAACTGAAGCTGAGAAAATTGCAACGAAACCTTATActtctccatccccagcttCTCTTGCTAGTGGACCAAATCCACCTAGAAGATGACAGCCCTCTGGAGGCAGCGACCAGTTTCTTCCACAATGTGGATGTGCCTTTTGAAGAAACAGTTGTTGATGATGTCCATGGGGCCTTTATTAGGCACCGTGATGGGATATATAAGATGTACTGGATGGACGACACTGGCCACAGTGAGAAAGCCACCATTGCCTCGAGGATGTATCCCCGGGGCTACCCCTACAATGGAACAAACTACGTGAATGTAACGACCCTGCTGCGGCACCCCGTCACGAGGGCCATCTACCTTTTCATCGGGCCCTCTGTGGACGTGCAGAGCTTCACCGTGCGTGGAGATTCCCCGCAGCTGGATGTGTTTGTGACCACTGGTGAGCACGCCTATGCCGTGTACCTGTGGCCTGTCGAGGATGGCTCCCGCTCTGCCTTTGCACAGGTTATTGCAGACCGCCAGAAAATTGTCTTTGACCGAGCCTCTGCCATCAGGAGCTCCACAGTGCCAGAGGTGAAGGACTACATAGGCATCGTGGAGAGGAACCTGCAACATTTTAAACCCGTTTTCCAGCAGCTTGAGAAGCAGATCCTGTCTCGTGTACGCAACACGGCCAGCTTTAGGAAGACTGCTGAGCGCCTGCTGAGGTTTTCAGATAAGAGGCAGACAGAGGAGGCCATTGACAGGATATTTGCAATctcacagaggcagcagcaacagcagcgtggcagagcaaagaaaaacagaaaggtaGCCAAAGGCTACAAATTTGTTGATGCCGTTCCTGACATTTTTGCACAGATTGAggtaaatgaaagaaaagtgcGACAAAAGGCACAGACTCAAGCGCAAAAAGAGTTGCCTGTAGATGAAGATGAGGAAATGAAAGATCTTCTGGACTTTGCAGATATCACTTATGTGAAGCACAAAACTGGGATGTCAATCAAAGGCCGATCAGGGCTGGCGCAGATGGTGGCGACTGCTCGAAGCGCCCCATCAATATCAGCTTCTTATACTCGCCTCTTTCTGATTCTCAACATTGCTATTTTTTTTGTCATGCTAGCAATGCAGCTCACTTATTTCCAGAAGGCCAAGAGACTGCATGGCCAAAGATGTCTGTATGCAATTCTTTTAGTAGACAGCTGTATATTATTGTGGCTGTATTCTTCCTGTTCTCAGTCACAATGTTAG
- the DSE gene encoding dermatan-sulfate epimerase isoform X2: protein MGLPVPSQPPAYQLCGPAGWKPGSDESRYDASLRSVPPPDYGVPKLHYFEDWGVVTYGSALPAEINRPFLSFKSGKLGGRAIYDIVHKNKYKEWIKGWRNFNAGHEHPDQNSFTFAPNGVPFITEALYGPKYTFFNNVLMFSPAVSKSCFSPWEGQITEDCSSKWLKYKHDLAGDCQGRVVAATERSGVVFIRGEGVGAYNPKLKLRKLQRNLILLHPQLLLLVDQIHLEDDSPLEAATSFFHNVDVPFEETVVDDVHGAFIRHRDGIYKMYWMDDTGHSEKATIASRMYPRGYPYNGTNYVNVTTLLRHPVTRAIYLFIGPSVDVQSFTVRGDSPQLDVFVTTGEHAYAVYLWPVEDGSRSAFAQVIADRQKIVFDRASAIRSSTVPEVKDYIGIVERNLQHFKPVFQQLEKQILSRVRNTASFRKTAERLLRFSDKRQTEEAIDRIFAISQRQQQQQRGRAKKNRKVAKGYKFVDAVPDIFAQIEVNERKVRQKAQTQAQKELPVDEDEEMKDLLDFADITYVKHKTGMSIKGRSGLAQMVATARSAPSISASYTRLFLILNIAIFFVMLAMQLTYFQKAKRLHGQRCLYAILLVDSCILLWLYSSCSQSQC from the exons ATGGGGCTTCCAGTACCTTCACAACCACCAGCCTACCAACTGTGTGGCCCTGCTGGCTGGAAGCCTGGTTCTGATGAATCAAG GTATGATGCAAGTTTGCGCTCTGTACCTCCACCAGACTATGGAGTTCCTAAGCTACATTATTTTGAGGACTGGGGAGTGGTGACTTATGGAAGTGCTTTGCCAGCTGAAATCAACAggcctttcctttccttcaagTCAGGAAAGCTGGGAGGACGTGCAATATATGATATTGTTCATAAGAACAAGTACAAAGAGTGGATCAAGGGGTGGAGGAACTTTAATGCTGGCCACGAACACCCAGACCAGAACTCCTTCACTTTCGCTCCCAACGGTGTACCTTTCATAACAGAAGCTCTGTATGGGccaaaatatactttttttaataatgtgttgatgttttcccctgctgtgTCTAAGAGCTGCTTCTCCCCATGGGAAGGGCAGATTACAGAAGACTGTTCCTCAAAGTGGCTTAAATATAAACATGACTTGGCTGGCGACTGTCAGGGACGAGTGGTTGCTGCCACGGAGAGAAGCGGCGTGGTTTTTATCAGGGGAGAAGGAGTGGGTGCATACAATCCTAAACTGAAGCTGAGAAAATTGCAACGAAACCTTATActtctccatccccagcttCTCTTGCTAGTGGACCAAATCCACCTAGAAGATGACAGCCCTCTGGAGGCAGCGACCAGTTTCTTCCACAATGTGGATGTGCCTTTTGAAGAAACAGTTGTTGATGATGTCCATGGGGCCTTTATTAGGCACCGTGATGGGATATATAAGATGTACTGGATGGACGACACTGGCCACAGTGAGAAAGCCACCATTGCCTCGAGGATGTATCCCCGGGGCTACCCCTACAATGGAACAAACTACGTGAATGTAACGACCCTGCTGCGGCACCCCGTCACGAGGGCCATCTACCTTTTCATCGGGCCCTCTGTGGACGTGCAGAGCTTCACCGTGCGTGGAGATTCCCCGCAGCTGGATGTGTTTGTGACCACTGGTGAGCACGCCTATGCCGTGTACCTGTGGCCTGTCGAGGATGGCTCCCGCTCTGCCTTTGCACAGGTTATTGCAGACCGCCAGAAAATTGTCTTTGACCGAGCCTCTGCCATCAGGAGCTCCACAGTGCCAGAGGTGAAGGACTACATAGGCATCGTGGAGAGGAACCTGCAACATTTTAAACCCGTTTTCCAGCAGCTTGAGAAGCAGATCCTGTCTCGTGTACGCAACACGGCCAGCTTTAGGAAGACTGCTGAGCGCCTGCTGAGGTTTTCAGATAAGAGGCAGACAGAGGAGGCCATTGACAGGATATTTGCAATctcacagaggcagcagcaacagcagcgtggcagagcaaagaaaaacagaaaggtaGCCAAAGGCTACAAATTTGTTGATGCCGTTCCTGACATTTTTGCACAGATTGAggtaaatgaaagaaaagtgcGACAAAAGGCACAGACTCAAGCGCAAAAAGAGTTGCCTGTAGATGAAGATGAGGAAATGAAAGATCTTCTGGACTTTGCAGATATCACTTATGTGAAGCACAAAACTGGGATGTCAATCAAAGGCCGATCAGGGCTGGCGCAGATGGTGGCGACTGCTCGAAGCGCCCCATCAATATCAGCTTCTTATACTCGCCTCTTTCTGATTCTCAACATTGCTATTTTTTTTGTCATGCTAGCAATGCAGCTCACTTATTTCCAGAAGGCCAAGAGACTGCATGGCCAAAGATGTCTGTATGCAATTCTTTTAGTAGACAGCTGTATATTATTGTGGCTGTATTCTTCCTGTTCTCAGTCACAATGTTAG